One Thiocapsa bogorovii DNA segment encodes these proteins:
- the menD gene encoding 2-succinyl-5-enolpyruvyl-6-hydroxy-3-cyclohexene-1-carboxylic-acid synthase produces MSDTATPDQGCRNLRWSLALFDGLVLGGLRRVVLSPGSRSTPLVVAAQRQPLIELTPILDERSAAFFALGLAQASAQPVALVCTSGSALAHWFPAVIEASESGFPLILLSADRPPELRAWGANQTIDQTRLFGGFTREFHDPGPAEEGPAALKAIRALGLRAARVSQGPRPGPVHLNLPFREPLVPDPSCTAEPLGLLGAPAARPLDGSEAQRPSVADQLHPFDPLHWPRELTPLLAGHGIICCGPMTLSGASAEAIFRCAVLLDAPVLADPLSGLRFRTAKGARITRYDSFLRNPEAAAALRPDWVIRFGGTPVSKTLSGWLEGIPSILVDPGARWTDPTHDGIARITADPLGLYRLLQADGINGQGNRSSDGTWIGRWVAAEQKLEGFTRTFLEQSPWCEGHLIADLLEGLPEGDGLFCANSLPIRQLDTWSGQSEKPLRFFGHRGASGIDGQSSTLAGLNAGRAEPTRGVTGLLGDLSFIHDLSGLLLMERLDRPCIVLNNGGGRIFDLLPQRELAGFEPLWRTPSRVQPDALARAFGLAHRSVEDASGFIQARDEAMDAGVRGEPAGLIEVRLNAELSLRTHRAFWNGVREQSIIESE; encoded by the coding sequence ATGAGCGACACGGCGACGCCCGATCAGGGCTGTCGGAATCTTCGCTGGTCGCTGGCGCTCTTCGACGGCCTGGTCCTCGGCGGTCTGCGTCGGGTCGTGCTCTCGCCCGGCTCGCGCTCGACGCCGCTGGTGGTGGCGGCCCAACGACAGCCCCTCATCGAGCTCACCCCCATCCTCGACGAGCGCAGCGCCGCCTTCTTCGCGTTGGGACTCGCACAGGCCTCGGCTCAACCGGTTGCGCTCGTCTGCACCTCCGGGAGCGCCCTCGCCCATTGGTTTCCGGCCGTGATCGAGGCCTCCGAGTCCGGTTTCCCGCTGATCCTGCTCTCGGCCGATCGCCCGCCGGAGCTGCGCGCCTGGGGTGCGAACCAGACCATCGATCAGACGCGTCTCTTCGGCGGCTTCACGCGCGAGTTTCATGATCCGGGTCCGGCCGAAGAAGGCCCGGCTGCACTCAAGGCGATACGGGCACTCGGACTGCGTGCCGCGCGCGTGAGTCAGGGACCGCGGCCCGGCCCGGTGCATCTCAATCTACCCTTTCGGGAGCCGCTCGTGCCCGACCCATCCTGTACGGCCGAACCGCTTGGGCTCCTGGGAGCCCCCGCGGCCCGGCCACTCGACGGCTCGGAAGCCCAACGACCCTCGGTCGCGGATCAGTTGCACCCCTTCGATCCCCTACACTGGCCGCGAGAGCTTACGCCTCTCCTCGCCGGACACGGGATTATCTGCTGCGGCCCGATGACGCTCTCGGGTGCCTCGGCGGAGGCCATCTTCAGGTGCGCTGTGCTGCTCGACGCCCCGGTCTTGGCCGATCCGCTGTCGGGCCTTCGCTTCCGAACGGCGAAAGGCGCTCGGATCACGCGGTACGACAGCTTCCTGCGCAATCCCGAGGCCGCGGCGGCGCTGAGACCGGATTGGGTCATTCGATTCGGCGGGACACCCGTCTCCAAGACGCTTTCCGGCTGGCTCGAGGGGATACCGTCGATCCTGGTCGATCCGGGCGCGCGCTGGACGGATCCAACCCATGACGGCATCGCGCGAATCACCGCCGACCCGCTGGGGTTGTATCGCCTGTTGCAGGCCGACGGCATCAACGGCCAAGGGAACCGCAGCTCGGACGGGACCTGGATCGGGCGCTGGGTTGCCGCGGAACAGAAACTCGAGGGATTTACCCGCACCTTCCTGGAGCAGTCGCCTTGGTGCGAAGGCCATCTCATTGCCGATCTGCTGGAAGGTCTCCCCGAGGGCGACGGTCTCTTCTGCGCCAATTCGCTGCCGATCCGTCAGCTCGACACCTGGTCGGGGCAATCGGAGAAGCCGTTGAGGTTCTTCGGTCATCGCGGCGCCAGCGGGATCGATGGACAGAGCTCGACACTGGCCGGGCTGAACGCGGGGCGGGCAGAGCCGACACGCGGCGTCACCGGACTCCTGGGCGATCTGTCCTTCATCCACGACCTCAGCGGCCTGTTGCTGATGGAGAGGCTCGACCGCCCGTGCATTGTCTTGAATAATGGCGGTGGCCGTATCTTCGACCTTTTGCCGCAGCGCGAACTGGCGGGATTCGAGCCGCTTTGGCGAACACCCTCGCGCGTGCAGCCGGATGCCCTGGCACGCGCCTTCGGGCTCGCGCATCGGTCGGTCGAAGACGCCTCGGGTTTCATCCAAGCCCGGGACGAGGCGATGGACGCGGGAGTGCGCGGAGAGCCGGCCGGCCTGATCGAGGTTCGCCTGAATGCGGAGCTAAGCCTCCGCACGCACCGCGCGTTTTGGAACGGCGTTCGCGAGCAATCCATCATCGAGAGTGAATGA